The proteins below come from a single Candidatus Falkowbacteria bacterium genomic window:
- the dnaJ gene encoding molecular chaperone DnaJ encodes MRPNSARSRKRRRLIRKSDSKNKMSKDYYNILGVDKGASPDDIKKAFRKKAHEFHPDKPHGDEAKFKEINEAYQVLGDANKRAQYDRFGSNFEQAQGAGGFNGFEGFRDFSGFAQGFNGQNGVEFDLNDLGDMFGGMFGFGGGGRSKRQSRGQDLEMTLTIEFEEAIFGLERELQLKRLKACDRCHGNGAEPGAKIETCSTCHGTGRVTRVQRTILGNIQTQTACSACRGEGKIPSKKCSKCDGLGVTKEVDKLSVKIPAGIDDGQTIRLTGQGEAGPHGAPAGDLYLRIRVVPSKKFTREGDNIISKIEITMVQAALGDKVPVLTVDGEVTLKIPDGTQSGKVFILRERGVPKLNGRGRGDHLVTVVVKTPTGLNRQQRKLLEELGL; translated from the coding sequence ATGAGACCAAATTCGGCAAGATCGAGGAAGCGCCGGAGACTAATAAGGAAATCGGATTCAAAGAATAAGATGAGCAAAGACTATTACAATATATTAGGCGTCGACAAGGGCGCATCACCGGACGACATCAAGAAGGCCTTCCGCAAGAAGGCGCATGAGTTTCATCCGGATAAACCGCATGGCGATGAAGCTAAATTCAAGGAAATCAACGAGGCCTATCAGGTGTTGGGCGATGCTAACAAGCGCGCCCAGTATGACCGCTTCGGCTCGAATTTCGAGCAGGCTCAGGGAGCTGGCGGTTTCAACGGCTTCGAGGGGTTTCGGGATTTTTCCGGTTTCGCTCAGGGCTTCAATGGCCAGAATGGAGTAGAGTTCGACCTGAATGACCTTGGCGATATGTTCGGCGGGATGTTCGGCTTCGGTGGTGGCGGGCGCAGCAAGCGCCAGAGCCGCGGTCAGGACCTGGAGATGACCCTGACTATAGAATTCGAAGAAGCGATTTTCGGCCTTGAGAGGGAATTGCAGCTCAAGCGCCTTAAGGCCTGCGATCGTTGCCATGGCAACGGCGCCGAACCAGGAGCCAAGATCGAGACATGTTCAACCTGCCATGGCACTGGGCGCGTTACTCGAGTGCAGAGGACTATTTTGGGCAATATCCAGACTCAGACGGCTTGCTCGGCTTGCCGCGGCGAAGGCAAGATCCCTTCGAAGAAATGCAGTAAGTGCGACGGCTTGGGCGTGACCAAGGAAGTCGATAAGCTCAGCGTCAAGATACCGGCCGGCATCGATGACGGCCAGACGATCCGTCTGACTGGGCAAGGCGAAGCCGGGCCGCATGGCGCGCCAGCAGGCGATCTGTATCTGCGCATCCGAGTCGTCCCCTCCAAGAAGTTCACCCGTGAAGGCGATAATATCATTTCCAAGATTGAAATCACGATGGTTCAAGCCGCCTTGGGAGACAAGGTGCCGGTCCTGACGGTTGACGGGGAAGTGACACTGAAAATTCCCGATGGAACTCAGTCGGGCAAGGTTTTTATCTTGCGCGAACGGGGCGTGCCGAAGCTTAACGGCCGCGGCCGCGGAGACCATTTGGTAACGGTTGTCGTAAAGACGCCGACAGGGCTCAACCGGCAACAAAGGAAATTATTGGAAGAATTGGGCCTGTAA
- a CDS encoding ATP-binding cassette domain-containing protein — protein sequence MIEIKDLVKKFGTAKVLDQVSFTVNKGEILGFLGPNGAGKTTTMKIITSFWGATSGSVSIDGLDVADHSLETRKKIGYLPENVPLYDDMRVDEYLRFIAEVRQVDSDKIKSRIKEVAELCNLEKVLHRPIDELSKGFRQRVGLAQAIIHDPEILILDEPTTGLDPNQIVEIRDLIKRLGKEKTVIFSTHILSEVSATCDRVIIINNGKIVGEGSPSELVAKSGVKEFLTLSVRGDQFDVVEKIRGVESVARVEVKRFEDGIVNLEIEPVDGHDPREAVMRVVINSGWGIVEFTQKQHSLEDVFRTLTAINH from the coding sequence ATGATTGAAATCAAAGATCTGGTAAAGAAGTTCGGCACGGCCAAAGTGCTGGACCAGGTGAGTTTTACGGTCAACAAGGGGGAAATCCTTGGCTTTTTAGGGCCAAATGGTGCCGGTAAGACCACCACCATGAAAATCATCACCTCGTTCTGGGGTGCGACCAGCGGCAGCGTTTCGATCGACGGCCTCGATGTCGCCGACCACTCGCTTGAGACCCGCAAGAAGATTGGCTATCTGCCTGAAAACGTCCCGCTTTATGATGATATGCGGGTAGATGAATACCTCCGTTTCATCGCGGAGGTGAGACAGGTTGATTCCGATAAGATAAAATCCCGCATCAAGGAGGTAGCCGAGCTGTGCAACCTGGAGAAGGTTTTGCATCGGCCGATAGATGAGCTGTCCAAGGGGTTCCGCCAGCGTGTCGGCTTGGCCCAGGCCATCATCCATGATCCGGAAATCCTGATCCTGGACGAACCGACGACCGGGCTTGATCCGAATCAGATCGTCGAGATCCGCGACCTGATCAAGCGTCTGGGCAAAGAAAAAACAGTCATATTTTCAACACATATCTTATCGGAGGTCAGTGCGACCTGCGACCGGGTCATCATCATCAACAACGGCAAGATAGTCGGCGAGGGCAGTCCGAGCGAGCTAGTAGCCAAGTCCGGCGTCAAGGAATTCCTGACGCTATCCGTGCGCGGCGACCAATTCGACGTGGTTGAGAAGATCCGCGGAGTCGAATCAGTCGCCCGAGTCGAAGTCAAGCGCTTCGAGGACGGCATCGTGAATCTGGAAATCGAGCCGGTCGACGGCCACGATCCGCGAGAAGCCGTGATGCGCGTCGTTATCAATTCCGGCTGGGGAATCGTCGAATTCACCCAGAAGCAGCACTCTCTCGAAGACGTCTTCCGCACCTTAACCGCAATTAACCACTAA
- a CDS encoding PDZ domain-containing protein — protein MKNLRIKLISSAALFVFGLSLGLLLSVPSRPALEADNLRLDEQEATVRAIKKVSPAVVNIDVYQNVKTPLILLGSGTSTTESRKEKVGSGTGFLISSDGLLLTNKHVIEVQDASKAEYKVIMQNGKQYYAQLIGKDPLNDLAILKIFDKNLPFVELGDSDKLAPGISVIAIGNALGVYQNSVTKGIVSGLNRDIIASDQAGSPENLGNVIQTDAEINFGNSGGPLIDLEGKLVGINVAVDASGSSIGFAIAVNDAKPVIKSAREVGRIVRPRLGVRYVMITPDIAREKKLTLSNGALVDNGGSGQPAVATGSPAEKGGIKAGDIIIEANGTKIEGRNTLLSVTQKFKPGNVLNLKIWRNGKTIKAAVTLDEFKL, from the coding sequence ATGAAAAATTTAAGGATCAAATTGATATCAAGCGCAGCGCTATTTGTTTTCGGCCTGTCTCTGGGGTTGCTGCTGTCCGTGCCTTCGCGGCCGGCGCTTGAGGCCGATAATCTGCGGCTTGATGAGCAAGAAGCGACGGTGCGGGCGATCAAAAAGGTTTCGCCGGCCGTGGTCAATATCGATGTGTATCAGAACGTGAAAACACCGTTGATCCTCTTGGGCAGCGGTACTTCCACGACCGAAAGCAGAAAAGAAAAAGTCGGCTCCGGCACAGGCTTCCTGATCTCTTCCGACGGCCTGCTTTTGACTAATAAGCATGTCATCGAGGTCCAGGATGCGAGCAAAGCCGAGTATAAGGTCATTATGCAGAATGGCAAACAGTATTACGCCCAGCTTATCGGCAAGGACCCGCTGAACGATCTGGCTATCCTGAAGATTTTCGATAAGAATCTGCCATTCGTCGAATTGGGCGATAGCGACAAATTGGCCCCAGGAATCTCGGTCATCGCCATCGGCAACGCGCTCGGCGTTTATCAGAATAGCGTTACCAAGGGCATCGTCAGCGGCTTGAATCGCGATATCATAGCCAGCGATCAAGCTGGTTCTCCTGAGAACCTGGGCAACGTGATCCAGACCGATGCCGAAATCAATTTCGGCAATTCCGGCGGGCCGCTGATCGACCTGGAGGGTAAGCTGGTCGGCATCAATGTCGCTGTCGACGCCTCAGGCTCATCGATCGGCTTCGCCATCGCGGTCAACGATGCCAAACCGGTCATCAAGAGCGCCCGTGAAGTCGGCCGAATAGTCAGACCGAGACTGGGTGTCCGTTATGTCATGATTACGCCGGATATCGCTAGGGAAAAGAAACTGACCTTGTCCAACGGCGCTTTGGTTGATAATGGCGGTAGTGGCCAGCCGGCAGTCGCAACAGGTTCTCCGGCCGAGAAAGGCGGAATAAAAGCGGGGGATATCATAATCGAAGCCAATGGCACCAAGATCGAAGGCCGTAACACCCTCCTGTCCGTGACCCAGAAGTTCAAGCCGGGCAATGTACTGAACCTTAAAATCTGGAGGAATGGCAAGACGATCAAAGCGGCCGTTACCCTGGACGAGTTCAAGCTGTAA
- the dnaK gene encoding molecular chaperone DnaK → MAKILGIDLGTTNCAMAIIEGGQPKILENAEGARTTPSIVAISKTGERLVGLAAKRQSVTNPASTVYAVKRLIGRRFEDSEVQRDLGVMPYKIVKSGEGVKVVMGDKEYSPQEVSAMILSKLKADAEAKIGEKITEAVITVPAYFDDAQRQATKDAGQIAGLEVKRIINEPTAAALAYGFDKKAGQQIVVYDLGGGTFDVSVLDISADTVEVKSTNGDTHLGGEDFDLRIINWIIEEFKKDQGIDLSKDTLSLQRIKEAAEKAKIELSTAMETEINQPFITSDANGPKHLVMKMTRAKLESLVMDLVEKTLEPTKNALKDAGLTASQIQEVVMVGGMTRMPLVLAKVKEFFGKEPHLGVNPDEVVALGAAVQAGVLQGDVKDVLLLDVTPLTLGIETLGGVATPIIERNTTIPTSKSQTFSTAADNQPSVEIHVLQGERPMATDNKSLGRFILDGIPPAPRGIPQVEVKFDIDANGILNVHAKDKATGKEQKITITASSGLSKDEVEKMKKEAELHADEDKKKKDEIETLNQADSLIFTTEKLLKESGDKMKPEDKTELEAKLEEIKKAKESKNAEELKTKMEELSNIAQKIGAAMYSAQGGQAAGDSSAPGGEEPKKDEGPVEGEVVN, encoded by the coding sequence ATGGCAAAGATTTTAGGAATCGATTTGGGCACGACCAACTGTGCCATGGCCATCATCGAGGGCGGCCAACCGAAGATCCTCGAAAACGCTGAGGGCGCGCGCACGACGCCGTCGATCGTCGCCATCTCCAAGACTGGCGAACGTTTGGTTGGCTTGGCTGCTAAGCGCCAGTCGGTGACCAATCCGGCGAGCACCGTCTATGCGGTCAAGCGCCTGATCGGCCGCCGCTTCGAAGATAGCGAGGTTCAGCGCGACCTAGGCGTGATGCCTTATAAGATCGTCAAATCCGGCGAAGGCGTCAAAGTCGTCATGGGCGACAAGGAATATTCACCGCAGGAAGTTTCCGCCATGATCCTGTCCAAGCTGAAGGCTGATGCCGAGGCCAAGATCGGAGAAAAGATCACCGAGGCGGTCATCACCGTCCCGGCTTACTTCGACGATGCCCAGCGCCAGGCCACCAAGGATGCCGGCCAGATCGCCGGCCTGGAGGTGAAGCGCATCATCAATGAGCCGACCGCGGCTGCTTTGGCTTACGGTTTCGACAAGAAGGCCGGCCAGCAGATCGTGGTCTACGATTTGGGCGGCGGCACCTTCGACGTTTCGGTCCTGGACATCTCGGCCGATACCGTCGAGGTCAAGTCGACCAACGGCGACACTCATTTAGGCGGCGAAGACTTCGATCTGCGTATTATTAATTGGATCATTGAAGAGTTTAAGAAAGACCAAGGCATCGATCTGAGCAAGGACACCTTGTCCTTGCAGCGGATCAAAGAGGCGGCTGAGAAGGCTAAGATCGAGCTGTCGACTGCTATGGAAACCGAAATCAACCAGCCGTTCATCACTTCCGATGCCAACGGGCCGAAACACTTGGTCATGAAGATGACTCGCGCCAAGCTCGAGTCGCTGGTTATGGACCTGGTAGAGAAGACCCTGGAACCGACTAAGAACGCCCTGAAGGATGCAGGCTTGACCGCTTCGCAGATCCAGGAGGTCGTTATGGTCGGCGGCATGACTCGCATGCCTTTGGTGCTCGCCAAGGTCAAGGAATTTTTCGGCAAGGAGCCGCATCTGGGCGTCAATCCGGACGAGGTTGTGGCTTTGGGTGCAGCCGTCCAGGCCGGCGTCTTGCAGGGCGACGTCAAAGATGTCCTGCTCTTGGATGTCACTCCATTGACCCTGGGCATCGAGACCCTGGGCGGGGTGGCCACGCCGATCATCGAGCGCAACACCACCATCCCGACTTCCAAGTCGCAGACTTTTTCGACAGCCGCTGACAATCAGCCATCGGTCGAGATCCATGTCCTCCAGGGCGAGCGCCCGATGGCGACTGACAATAAGTCGCTGGGTCGCTTCATCCTTGACGGCATCCCGCCGGCACCGCGCGGCATCCCGCAGGTCGAGGTCAAATTCGACATCGATGCTAACGGTATCTTGAATGTCCACGCCAAGGACAAGGCGACCGGCAAGGAACAGAAGATCACTATCACTGCTTCGTCCGGCCTCTCCAAGGACGAGGTGGAGAAGATGAAGAAGGAAGCCGAGCTGCATGCCGACGAGGACAAGAAGAAGAAGGATGAGATCGAGACCTTGAACCAGGCTGATTCTTTGATATTCACTACGGAAAAACTCTTGAAGGAATCCGGTGACAAGATGAAGCCGGAGGACAAGACTGAGCTCGAGGCCAAGCTCGAGGAGATCAAGAAGGCTAAAGAGTCCAAGAATGCCGAAGAGCTCAAGACCAAGATGGAAGAGCTTTCAAATATCGCACAGAAGATTGGCGCGGCCATGTACTCCGCCCAGGGCGGACAGGCAGCAGGTGACAGCTCCGCCCCAGGCGGGGAAGAGCCGAAGAAGGACGAAGGTCCGGTCGAAGGCGAAGTCGTGAATTAA
- a CDS encoding DUF3467 domain-containing protein, which produces MSNQAQPQPQPTPSQPGGRQEIQIADNIPGAEYANLMQVSTPSKDEFHLNFITISGTSGRVVSKIITNPGHFKRIAVLMSKLVEDYETKFGKIEEAPETNKEIGFKE; this is translated from the coding sequence ATGTCAAACCAAGCGCAACCCCAGCCTCAGCCAACGCCATCCCAGCCGGGAGGCAGGCAAGAAATTCAGATCGCTGACAACATCCCTGGGGCCGAGTATGCTAATCTGATGCAGGTCAGTACGCCGAGCAAAGATGAGTTCCACTTGAATTTCATCACCATCTCCGGCACCAGCGGCCGAGTGGTTTCCAAAATTATCACCAATCCGGGACACTTCAAGCGCATTGCCGTTTTGATGAGCAAGCTGGTTGAGGATTATGAGACCAAATTCGGCAAGATCGAGGAAGCGCCGGAGACTAATAAGGAAATCGGATTCAAAGAATAA
- a CDS encoding CYTH domain-containing protein: protein MNIEYEATFFPVEKDEVRERLRLAGAELVRPEFMQKRVTFKFPEGHDIYGGWLRVRDEGDKVTMSLKVVDGDTITDQKEICLTVDSFGEAEKFLLTVGCTKKAYQETRRELWRLDGVEITIDEWPFIEPLVEVEGESETAVRHVSEQLGFDYSKALFCAVGYLYKLKYGVALDEINNRTPKITFEMENPFVKNRS from the coding sequence ATGAACATCGAATACGAAGCGACTTTTTTTCCGGTCGAGAAGGACGAGGTGCGCGAGCGTCTGCGCCTGGCCGGAGCCGAATTGGTCAGGCCGGAGTTCATGCAAAAGCGGGTCACCTTCAAGTTTCCTGAGGGGCACGATATCTACGGCGGCTGGCTGCGCGTGCGCGACGAGGGTGATAAGGTGACGATGAGCCTTAAGGTCGTCGATGGCGATACGATAACCGACCAGAAGGAAATCTGTCTGACGGTAGACAGTTTTGGCGAAGCGGAGAAGTTCCTACTGACCGTCGGCTGCACGAAGAAGGCTTACCAGGAGACACGGCGCGAGCTTTGGCGGCTGGATGGCGTCGAGATCACTATCGATGAGTGGCCGTTCATCGAGCCTTTGGTCGAAGTCGAGGGCGAATCGGAGACGGCCGTGCGCCACGTCAGCGAGCAGCTCGGTTTCGATTACAGCAAGGCGCTGTTCTGCGCTGTCGGCTATCTGTACAAGCTGAAATACGGCGTCGCCTTGGATGAAATCAATAACCGCACGCCGAAGATAACTTTTGAAATGGAAAATCCGTTCGTCAAAAACCGTTCTTAA
- a CDS encoding Hsp20/alpha crystallin family protein encodes MAIIKWAPMLEPFEEMDKMFNDFLPSTRSMGGGFMPAVDMYEDKDNIIVETQLAGIDPDQVSISIENDILSIKGESEKKSEIDEKNYYRKEIRRGSFYRSIPLPTHVSGEKASAEADGGVLKITIPKAPEAKPRNIKIQTKKK; translated from the coding sequence ATGGCAATCATCAAATGGGCTCCGATGCTCGAGCCGTTCGAGGAGATGGACAAGATGTTTAACGATTTCCTGCCTAGCACCCGTTCGATGGGCGGTGGCTTCATGCCGGCGGTCGACATGTATGAGGATAAGGACAATATCATAGTCGAGACGCAGCTGGCCGGCATCGACCCGGATCAGGTCAGCATCTCGATCGAGAACGACATCTTGTCGATCAAGGGGGAGAGCGAGAAGAAGAGCGAGATCGACGAGAAGAATTACTACCGCAAGGAAATCCGCCGCGGCAGCTTCTACCGTTCGATTCCGCTGCCGACCCACGTTTCCGGCGAGAAGGCTTCGGCCGAAGCCGATGGCGGGGTTCTTAAAATCACCATTCCCAAGGCCCCAGAAGCCAAGCCAAGGAATATCAAGATCCAGACCAAGAAGAAATAA
- a CDS encoding ABC transporter permease subunit: MNKEYLKTIYVLGKKELWGYFNSPIAYIFIGAYLIVGNWLYFNSFFLIGQASMRDYFAILPWLFLFLSPAITMRLWAEEKKSGTIEFLLTLPITDWQAVLAKFFSALAFVAAALLLSLSLPVTVSYLGDLEVGPVVGGYLGALLLAGAYLSLGLFISAMTKNQIIAFVLALAGCFGFFVVGADFVLISAPQFAAPIMKFLGLGSHFYNIAKGVIDTKDLLYYFSFIFFFLWLNARVISQRNWQ, encoded by the coding sequence ATGAATAAGGAATATCTAAAAACGATTTACGTCTTGGGCAAGAAGGAGCTTTGGGGCTACTTCAATTCGCCGATCGCCTATATCTTTATCGGCGCGTACCTCATCGTCGGCAACTGGCTCTATTTCAACTCTTTCTTTCTGATCGGCCAGGCCAGCATGCGCGATTATTTCGCGATCCTGCCTTGGCTGTTCCTCTTCCTTTCTCCGGCCATAACCATGCGCCTTTGGGCCGAGGAGAAAAAATCCGGCACGATCGAATTCCTTCTGACCTTGCCGATAACCGACTGGCAGGCTGTGCTGGCCAAGTTCTTTTCGGCCTTGGCTTTCGTTGCGGCCGCGTTGCTCCTGAGCCTGTCGCTGCCAGTGACTGTCAGCTACTTGGGCGATTTGGAAGTCGGCCCGGTTGTCGGCGGCTATCTGGGGGCCTTGCTCCTGGCTGGAGCCTATCTATCCCTCGGACTCTTCATTTCAGCCATGACCAAGAATCAGATAATCGCCTTCGTCTTGGCACTGGCCGGCTGTTTCGGCTTCTTTGTCGTCGGAGCCGATTTCGTGCTTATTAGCGCACCTCAATTCGCGGCTCCGATCATGAAGTTCCTCGGTCTCGGCAGCCATTTTTATAACATCGCCAAGGGCGTAATCGATACGAAGGACCTGTTGTATTATTTCTCCTTCATCTTTTTCTTCCTCTGGCTGAACGCTCGGGTCATCTCGCAGCGTAATTGGCAATAA
- a CDS encoding nucleotide exchange factor GrpE, which translates to METKKHDKEETKKRHDHKRCEPCETELNELEHRYKTALADYQNLLKQTAKDKHEFAKYANEQLIHEFLPVYDHLKLSLAHIDAAAEKSNWLVGVQYVIKQFQEVLAKHGVTEIKTIGEKFDHNLMEAVGTEPAETDEQDDVVAKEIKAGYLLHGKVITPARVVIYEKAVQE; encoded by the coding sequence ATGGAAACGAAAAAGCACGATAAAGAGGAAACTAAGAAAAGGCACGACCACAAACGGTGCGAGCCTTGCGAAACCGAGCTCAATGAACTGGAACATCGCTACAAGACGGCGTTAGCCGATTATCAGAATCTTCTGAAACAGACGGCCAAGGACAAGCACGAGTTCGCCAAATACGCTAACGAGCAGCTGATACATGAATTCCTGCCGGTCTATGATCACCTGAAATTATCGCTTGCCCATATCGACGCCGCCGCAGAGAAGAGCAACTGGCTGGTCGGAGTGCAGTATGTCATCAAGCAGTTCCAGGAAGTCTTGGCCAAGCACGGCGTGACCGAAATCAAGACGATTGGCGAGAAGTTCGACCATAACCTGATGGAGGCGGTCGGAACCGAGCCGGCAGAAACGGACGAGCAGGATGACGTGGTCGCCAAAGAAATCAAGGCCGGCTACCTGCTCCATGGCAAAGTCATCACCCCGGCACGGGTCGTAATTTACGAAAAAGCCGTCCAGGAATAG